In Bombus pascuorum chromosome 13, iyBomPasc1.1, whole genome shotgun sequence, a single genomic region encodes these proteins:
- the LOC132913610 gene encoding putative 3-methyladenine DNA glycosylase isoform X1 produces the protein MLFFVETISRQTFNSFIAVRFTTCISLMKRTRSTLKTHSAEERNIDDIDTDEMKTKSKGMEEDSMVRNKNFKDKELSNTAETLKPPVENVQNLEQKQTNKLNFKSLRNRSKGVDEELQPNIPPPRSKPRAVVDLKMMKEELKQLEDPPLTAWEKEICSNRLPYSFFDCPCEELAQNLLGKVLVRCLENGTILKGRIVETEGYLGVIDKASHTYQNKVTPRNIPMYMPPGTIYIYMTYGMYHCFNISSQESGAHVLIKAVEPMLGLDYMELLRNMQTKENKKEKEIVKNVQNFKKYELCNNPTKICTAFVIDEDIFNQKKIYECSDLWIEYDPYIKSTTIVAANSDDSNNNKKKVWRYYVLGSSSVSHRDIKSEEHAYNI, from the exons atgttatttttcgTAGAGACTATTAGTCGACAAACGTTTAACAGTTTTATAGCTGTTCGTTTCACGACTTGTATTTCACTAATGAAGAGAACACGATCAACTTTAAAGACACATTCTGccgaagaaagaaacattgATGATATCGACACAGATGAAATGAAAACCAAATCAAAG GGTATGGAAGAAGATTCAATGgtgcgaaataaaaattttaaagataaagaaCTATCTAACACAGCAGAAACATTGAAACCACCAGTAGAAAATGTTCAGAATCTGGAAcagaaacaaacaaataaactCAACTTTAAAAGTTTGAGAAATA GGAGTAAAGGGGTTGACGAAGAATTACAACCAAATATACCTCCTCCAAGAAGTAAACCTAGAGCAGTGGTAGACCTTAAAAtgatgaaagaagaattaaaacaATTGGAAGATCCACCATTGACTGCatgggaaaaagaaatatgttcAAATAGATTGCCATATTCATTTTTCGATTGTCCTTGTGAAGAATTAGCACAAAatttattag GGAAAGTACTAGTTCGCTGCCTAGAAAATGGTACTATTTTAAAAGGTAGAATTGTTGAAACAGAAGGATATTTAGGAGTAATTGATAAAGCATCACATACTTATCAAAATAAAGTTACTCCTCGTAATATACCAATGTATATGCCACCTggtactatatatatatatatgacataTGGAATGTATCATTGTTTCAACATATCTAGTCAAG agtCAGGAGCGCATGTATTGATAAAAGCAGTAGAACCTATGCTTGGCCTTGATTATATggaattattaagaaatatgcagacaaaagaaaataaaaaagaaaaggaaattgtaaaaaatgttcaaaattttaaaaagtatgaaCTTTGTAACAATCCAACCAAGATTTGTACAGCTTTTGTTATTGATGAAGATATCTTCAACCAGAAAAAGATTTATGAATGTAGTGATTTGTGGATAGAATATGATCCTTATATAAAGTCAACTACTATTGTAGCAGCAAATTCTGATGAttcaaacaataataaaaagaaagtatgGAGATATTATGTGTTAGGAAGTTCTAGTGTTAGTCATAGAGATATTAAATCTGAAGAAcatgcatataatatttaa
- the LOC132913610 gene encoding putative 3-methyladenine DNA glycosylase isoform X2, which yields MLFFVETISRQTFNSFIAVRFTTCISLMKRTRSTLKTHSAEERNIDDIDTDEMKTKSKGMEEDSMVRNKNFKDKELSNTAETLKPPVENVQNLEQKQTNKLNFKSLRNRSKGVDEELQPNIPPPRSKPRAVVDLKMMKEELKQLEDPPLTAWEKEICSNRLPYSFFDCPCEELAQNLLGKVLVRCLENGTILKGRIVETEGYLGVIDKASHTYQNKVTPRNIPMYMPPGTIYIYMTYGMYHCFNISSQGEGCAVLIRAVEPLEGIGYMTNQRTSKRSSSASKKLLKDLKEHELCNGPSKLCMAFQLHKNHSKYSLCSWKGLWIENGEIEKFNIVKCRRIGIDNYGEEWTNKPLRYYIYGNRAVSKRNKEAEKYLELN from the exons atgttatttttcgTAGAGACTATTAGTCGACAAACGTTTAACAGTTTTATAGCTGTTCGTTTCACGACTTGTATTTCACTAATGAAGAGAACACGATCAACTTTAAAGACACATTCTGccgaagaaagaaacattgATGATATCGACACAGATGAAATGAAAACCAAATCAAAG GGTATGGAAGAAGATTCAATGgtgcgaaataaaaattttaaagataaagaaCTATCTAACACAGCAGAAACATTGAAACCACCAGTAGAAAATGTTCAGAATCTGGAAcagaaacaaacaaataaactCAACTTTAAAAGTTTGAGAAATA GGAGTAAAGGGGTTGACGAAGAATTACAACCAAATATACCTCCTCCAAGAAGTAAACCTAGAGCAGTGGTAGACCTTAAAAtgatgaaagaagaattaaaacaATTGGAAGATCCACCATTGACTGCatgggaaaaagaaatatgttcAAATAGATTGCCATATTCATTTTTCGATTGTCCTTGTGAAGAATTAGCACAAAatttattag GGAAAGTACTAGTTCGCTGCCTAGAAAATGGTACTATTTTAAAAGGTAGAATTGTTGAAACAGAAGGATATTTAGGAGTAATTGATAAAGCATCACATACTTATCAAAATAAAGTTACTCCTCGTAATATACCAATGTATATGCCACCTggtactatatatatatatatgacataTGGAATGTATCATTGTTTCAACATATCTAGTCAAG GTGAAGGGTGTGCTGTTTTAATAAGGGCAGTCGAACCATTAGAAGGTATTGGGTATATGACTAATCAACGAACTTCAAAGAGATCATCGAGTGCAtctaaaaagttattaaaagatttaaagGAACATGAATTATGTAATGGCCCATCAAAGTTATGTATGGCTTTCCAGCTGCATAAAAATCATAGTAAATATTCCTTGTGCTCTTGGAAAGGTTTATGGATCGAAAATGGGGAAATAGAGAAATTCAATATTGTTAAATGTCGTAGAATAGGAATAGATAACTATGGAGAAGAATGGACAAATAAACCATTACGGTATTATATTTATGGGAATAGAGCCGTGAGTAAACGGAATAAGGAAGCAGAAAAGTATTTGGAGCTGAATTAA